TCCATCATGTAGCATGGCGCGGTGATGATGCGGTTCTCCGTGTCCACGGAAATCTCGTGTACCGTCTTCATTTCGGCCACGGCACCCGTCTTCACCATTCCTGCGCTGATGGCACCGATCTCATAAGGCGAAGCTTCTTGGGTTGTTCCAACCGTGAGATGCTCATTTAATCCTGCTCCTTCCAATGCTTTGGCGATAACGGTCGGCCCCATGCAAAGCCCAACGATCGGTTTATTGGCATTCACCATTTCATTGATGATGCGTTTCACTTCTTCATTAATCTCGCCATCTGGACCGTTGAACGCCCACGTGGTAAGGTTCTTGGCTGCTCCAAAACCGCCTGGAATGACCAACGCATCCATATCGGCTGAACTCATATCGGCCAGATCGGAAATGGCTCCACGGGCAATGCGGGCGGCTTCCACCATGACGTTGCGCTTCTCCTGCATCTCATCTCCAGAAATGTGGTTGATCACGTGATACTGATCCACATTTGGAGCCATGCAGATAGCCTCGCCCCTGTTCTCATCGATGGCCAAAAGCGTGAACACGCTCTCGTGAATTTCCGACCCGTCATACACTCCATTGCCAGAAAGCAACACTCCTATTTTATAACTCATTGTTCTCTGTTTGCCGTGAAATTAGTGATTCGAAAAGTGTACCTGAAAAACCGATGTTTCAAACGGTTGCAAAATCAGATGATCTCTGAGTTTCAACAACAATTTTCAGTTTGAATCGGATTTCACAATGCTTGTAACCTCCGAAGTTGTAGTTGCAATGCCGATGTTCTCATGCTTACCGATCTCATCGAGCAAAGCCGTGTAAATGCGGTCCTTGGTACTTCTTCTGCTCTTGTAATCCACAATATACCGCAAGGTGAAGGTGATCCAATTCTCATCAAAACGAAGCGTGACCGTAGGAAGCACCCGCGCTTCCTCCACTCTGAACTTGTTGGCCAATCGTTTCCAATCCTTCTGACTTTTGAGCGCATAATCCTGGCACACGTCATTCACCACATCGGTAAATATCTTGCGCGCCAGCGCATGGTCGCTTTCCGTCCGAACGGGAACTTGTATCTCATCCCACAGAAAAGGAAATTCTGCAGAGTAGTTGCTTACCAACTGCTTGAAAACGTAGCTGTTTGCCATGGTAATGATGCGCCCGTTGTAGAGGTCGCCATCCACCCAATCTCCGATCTCCATGATGGTGGTTTTCATCACACCAATGTCAATGATGTCGCCTTTCGCCTCACCGATCTTCACGCGCTGTCCTACGCTTGGCGTTCCTGAAAGGATGATGTTCAGCCAACCTGCAAAACTGACGATCACTTCCTGTAGCGCGAAGGTGATCCCTGCGCCTGCCAACCCCAAGGCCACACCCAAATTCCCCAGTTTATCGGCATACACAACCAATGTGATGAGAACGATCAGCAGATAGCCGATAAAGTTCACCGCCTTTCGCACGCGATAGCGATGATCCGTGTTGGTGATGTTGGTATTGACGATCCGCTTGAGAAATGCCGTGAGAATGATGACGACCACAATTCCCAATCCCACATACACCAATCGGTTGAAAGCCGCGTTGTGCAACCAAGTGTCAAGCGTATCGAGGAAACTGTTCATTCGGTGAGATGCATGACGAAGTTACAACCGAAACCCGTCTTTCAAACCAACCGTTTTTCGATATAATCGGAATTGAGCAGTCCGAGCGCGCCCATGTATTTGAGACGGAAAGAGACAATGTCACCCACTTTGTATTCCTTCTCGCTGTTGCTGATATCGATGACCAGCATGTCCGAACTGGCACCGACAACCTCAATATGCTCATCCTCAGGAATGAGGAAATCGGTCGAAATATCCAGCAGACCAATATCAAGAATGGCGCGGTGCATATTCTCACCGAAGTCATTTTCATCCACTTTAAACACTTCGCCCGAAGGGTTCTCCGCCAAATAACCGATCGGCACTTTGGGCTTTTCGGTTATCTCAATGATCTCCGTAAAAAGTTTGATCACATCGGGTTTCATGCCGTCAATGGTTTCCTCGGTAAGCAGGTTATTGCCGAAATAGAGTGTTTCGCCCACGCGGAAATGATTGACGCCATCGGGTACCTGATGCTGCAACAGCAACGGAATAATAACCGAAGTACCGCCCGTTACCCAAGGAATATCGCGATTGAATTTGAACTCAACCAACTGCTGATACAAGCTCAATTGAATGAGTTTATCCTGCGATGGCAGCACTCCATTGAGGCAGTTGAGATTGGTGCCGATACCCGAAATTTCAATGTTCGGTAGTTTGAAGATGCTGTCGTAAAAGTCGATGAGGTGATCGCCCATGATACCTTCGCGCAGGTCTCCCAACTCGATCATGATGATGACCTTGTGCGTCTTGTTCTGCTTCACAGCCTCCTCCGACAGCATTTTGATGGTCGCGAATTCCGTATTGAAACTCACATCGGCATACTTCACCACCTTGTCTATGCTTCGCTTGGCGGGCGGTTTGATGTACACCGTCTGCACACTCGGATCAATTTCCTTCACCACTTTCAGGTTGCTGATGCGCGAATCGCACAGTTCTGTTGCTCCGAGTTTGATGATCTCTTGGATGTACGTTCGGTTGCCGCAAAGCATTTTGGTCACCACCGCCCATTCCTTTCCATACTCCTTGAAGAGTTCATCGAGGAAATGATAGTTGTTTGCCAGTCGGTCTTTGTAAAGTTCAATGTAAGCCATGGTTCATGGGGTTATGATGCGCGGAATGTCGTGCGGCAACCGCGTGAGTAGTTCGTAATTGAGCTGGGCGCTGAGTTCACCGAAGGATGAAACGCTGATGCCCATATCACCCTGTCTGCCTATCAGCACCACTTCATCGCCAATGCTGGTTTCGGGAACGTTGGAAACATCAGCAATAAGCATGTTCATGTTCACCACGCCTATCACGCTTACGCGAGCACCTCTGATAAGAATGCGGCCCGTGTTGCTGAGCGAGCGGCTGTAGCCTTGTGCATAACCGACAGGCACCACGGCCACTTTCATATCCTGTTCGGCCATGTAACTGGTGCCGTAACCGACAAACTCGCCCGCATGCACCAAGTGTGTGGTCATCACACGGCTCTTCCAAGTTATTACCTGCTTTAGCGGATCTTCTTTTTCGCGCTTGCCGCCAATGAAATTGATGTGCGTCTCGCGACTTGGCCAATAGCCGTACTGCATGATGCCGATACGCGCCATGTCCATGCGTGTTTTCGGGTACGAAATGGCAGCTGCAGAACATGCCGTATGCAGGCGTATCGGCTCAATTCCCTTCTCTGAAAGCCATCGTTTGTACTTATTAAAAAGTTTGTATTGCTGACTGACGCGCACGTGGTTGGCAATACTTTCCGCGCCTGCATAGTGCGTGCAAAGACCTTCGACAATGAAGTACTTTGCGTGCTTGGTCAGAAACTCGACAACCGTTCGCAGTTGCTTTTTGGTGTAACCAGTTCGGTTCAGGCCTGTGTCCAATTCAATGTGGATACGAGCAGGGATCTTGATCCGTTTGGCCACTTCCAAGGCGTTTTCCAAACGAGTAATGTCGAACACAAAAAAGGAAATATGGTTGCGGACGGCCCATTCAATGTCAGCCTTATCGATCATTCCCATGATCATCACCTCGCTGTTGCTGCTTAGCACTTCCTTTGCCTGAAATGCTTCCTGTGCGCTGAAAACCGAGAAATGCCGCACTCCGCATTCTTCTGCCAGCGGCACAAACTGACCGATGCCGTGGCCGTAGGCATTTCCCTTCACCACCGAAGAGAGTTCGCAGCCATCGCCAAGCAGATCTTTGATAAAACCAACGTTCGCTTTCAATGCGCTTTGGCTGATCTCTATGGTGGAAGTATGAACCATCTTATTTGCTCAAGATCAGATCGACAATTGTGCTGAACATCTTCACACCCGTTGGTGTGATCTCATCGGGGAAATCGTAATCGGGATTGTGCAGCGCAGGTGTTTTTTCGCCAGCTCCAATACCGAACATGGCTCCCTTGAACTGCTCGGTGAAGAGTCCGAAATCCTCGCCCCAGCGGAAGGGTTCCTGCTTCTCTTCAAATTCGAACCCGTTTGTTTTGGCCGCTTCGCGAACGACCTCCACCATCTCAGCTCCGTTCTGGTTGGCCGAGAAGAACTGCGTCCAGTCGATCTCTACTTTCAGTTTGTATTTCTTACCGATCTTCTGCGCCAGCTTTTCGCAATCAGCCGCAAGTTCTTCCATGGTCTCACTGTCCCACGTGCGGATGGTGAGTTTCACCTCGCCATAACCTGCCGAAATGCCGTAGGCTTCTTCTCCCATTTCTATCTGAATGGGCGTTACCTGCTTAAAACCTTTCTCCTCCTTCGGGACCTGCAACTTGTTCGTTTTCTGAAGAATTTCGGCTATCGCGAGGGCAGGATTTATTCCAAGATCGGGTTCGCCTGCGTGCGAGGTCTTTCCATGTAATTTAATGATGATGCTTTGAACCGAAGCGGTGAAACTACCAGCACAGCAGACGATCTTGTGCATCGGGTAGCCAGGAAGATTATGCAGCGCGAAAACGTAATCGGGTCTGATCTCGTCAAACTTCGGGTCTTCCAGCACCGCTTTGGCACCTTCGCCATTTTCCTCGGCAGGCTGAAAAAGCAACACCACCTTGCCCACCTTCGGACGGTTCTTGCTGAAGTGAACTGCCAACCCCGCCAGAATGCTCATGTGGCCGTCATGTCCGCATTTGTGCGAAACATGTTCATCTTCCGAGCGATGCTCGAACGTGTTGATCTCTTCAATGGGCAGCGCGTCCAACTCGCAACGGATAAGCACCGTTGGCCCCGAACCGAAATACGAGTAAACGGCCGCAACACCATTGCCGCCAATGCCATCAATGAGCTTGGTCGGTTTGTAGGAACTCAGAAAACCAGAAATGCGCTTGGCCGTTTCCGTCTCCTGTCCAGACAGCTCTGGATAACGGTGCAACAGCTTACGCAGC
The window above is part of the Flavobacteriales bacterium genome. Proteins encoded here:
- a CDS encoding alanine/ornithine racemase family PLP-dependent enzyme, whose product is MAYIELYKDRLANNYHFLDELFKEYGKEWAVVTKMLCGNRTYIQEIIKLGATELCDSRISNLKVVKEIDPSVQTVYIKPPAKRSIDKVVKYADVSFNTEFATIKMLSEEAVKQNKTHKVIIMIELGDLREGIMGDHLIDFYDSIFKLPNIEISGIGTNLNCLNGVLPSQDKLIQLSLYQQLVEFKFNRDIPWVTGGTSVIIPLLLQHQVPDGVNHFRVGETLYFGNNLLTEETIDGMKPDVIKLFTEIIEITEKPKVPIGYLAENPSGEVFKVDENDFGENMHRAILDIGLLDISTDFLIPEDEHIEVVGASSDMLVIDISNSEKEYKVGDIVSFRLKYMGALGLLNSDYIEKRLV
- a CDS encoding mechanosensitive ion channel; protein product: MNSFLDTLDTWLHNAAFNRLVYVGLGIVVVIILTAFLKRIVNTNITNTDHRYRVRKAVNFIGYLLIVLITLVVYADKLGNLGVALGLAGAGITFALQEVIVSFAGWLNIILSGTPSVGQRVKIGEAKGDIIDIGVMKTTIMEIGDWVDGDLYNGRIITMANSYVFKQLVSNYSAEFPFLWDEIQVPVRTESDHALARKIFTDVVNDVCQDYALKSQKDWKRLANKFRVEEARVLPTVTLRFDENWITFTLRYIVDYKSRRSTKDRIYTALLDEIGKHENIGIATTTSEVTSIVKSDSN
- the elbB gene encoding isoprenoid biosynthesis glyoxalase ElbB — protein: MSYKIGVLLSGNGVYDGSEIHESVFTLLAIDENRGEAICMAPNVDQYHVINHISGDEMQEKRNVMVEAARIARGAISDLADMSSADMDALVIPGGFGAAKNLTTWAFNGPDGEINEEVKRIINEMVNANKPIVGLCMGPTVIAKALEGAGLNEHLTVGTTQEASPYEIGAISAGMVKTGAVAEMKTVHEISVDTENRIITAPCYMMEASISDIRDNIKQAIDQLFEMLEEG
- a CDS encoding amidohydrolase; translation: MATKTHVPTKLLIKLRKLLHRYPELSGQETETAKRISGFLSSYKPTKLIDGIGGNGVAAVYSYFGSGPTVLIRCELDALPIEEINTFEHRSEDEHVSHKCGHDGHMSILAGLAVHFSKNRPKVGKVVLLFQPAEENGEGAKAVLEDPKFDEIRPDYVFALHNLPGYPMHKIVCCAGSFTASVQSIIIKLHGKTSHAGEPDLGINPALAIAEILQKTNKLQVPKEEKGFKQVTPIQIEMGEEAYGISAGYGEVKLTIRTWDSETMEELAADCEKLAQKIGKKYKLKVEIDWTQFFSANQNGAEMVEVVREAAKTNGFEFEEKQEPFRWGEDFGLFTEQFKGAMFGIGAGEKTPALHNPDYDFPDEITPTGVKMFSTIVDLILSK
- the alr gene encoding alanine racemase, producing MVHTSTIEISQSALKANVGFIKDLLGDGCELSSVVKGNAYGHGIGQFVPLAEECGVRHFSVFSAQEAFQAKEVLSSNSEVMIMGMIDKADIEWAVRNHISFFVFDITRLENALEVAKRIKIPARIHIELDTGLNRTGYTKKQLRTVVEFLTKHAKYFIVEGLCTHYAGAESIANHVRVSQQYKLFNKYKRWLSEKGIEPIRLHTACSAAAISYPKTRMDMARIGIMQYGYWPSRETHINFIGGKREKEDPLKQVITWKSRVMTTHLVHAGEFVGYGTSYMAEQDMKVAVVPVGYAQGYSRSLSNTGRILIRGARVSVIGVVNMNMLIADVSNVPETSIGDEVVLIGRQGDMGISVSSFGELSAQLNYELLTRLPHDIPRIITP